One window of Deinococcus sp. Leaf326 genomic DNA carries:
- a CDS encoding transposase, whose translation MSRSAYPNDLTDAEWHVLFPLLPPEASVGRPRKWSFREILDGIFYVLRGGIAWRAMPHDLPPWQTVYHSHRLWRLQGVWEALHTILRELVRQREGRTATPSAAIIDSQSVRTTEAGGPRGYDGARK comes from the coding sequence ATGTCCCGATCTGCCTATCCCAACGATCTGACGGACGCCGAATGGCACGTTCTTTTCCCGCTCCTCCCTCCAGAAGCCTCCGTGGGACGTCCTAGGAAATGGTCGTTTCGGGAGATCCTGGACGGTATTTTCTACGTCCTGCGGGGCGGCATCGCTTGGCGAGCGATGCCTCATGATTTGCCTCCGTGGCAAACGGTCTATCACTCCCACCGTCTTTGGCGACTCCAGGGCGTCTGGGAGGCACTCCACACGATCCTTCGAGAATTGGTTCGTCAACGTGAGGGTCGCACAGCGACCCCCAGCGCCGCGATCATCGATAGCCAATCCGTCAGGACCACGGAAGCTGGCGGGCCTCGCGGATACGATGGGGCAAGAAAGTGA